TTAGGGGAAGGAAGTTAAAGCCAGAAGATATAGACCTCTACTTTGAAGAACACTCACCCAGAGAATTTGAGAATCTCGTAAGAAAGAGACCTGAGACTGGAACATCAATAACAGAACCGGGAACTATAGGAGTGGTCACAGGAGCAGAAACAACAAGAAAAAGAGGAAACTCAGGACGCTCATTATGAAGTTGACCGTAAAGCTGATAAATAGCACCTTGACGTCCATTCTTTTCCCATACTCTTCTTTTTTCTACCAACATGACCTTAAGCTTTAGAGGAGAACCCATCATATTCTGCATATTACCCTCCTTCAGAGATAGATAAGAAAAAAGTAAAGAAAAAAGAAAAGTAGTCAAATAGACATATAGTTTTTAAATACAATACACGCAAATGGATAAAGTTAAGTGAAAGACAGCAGGAAAAATAAAATTAAAATGTGTTATAAAATTATGCTTCCTTTTCAAGCGTTTCCGAATAGTATAACCCCAGAAGAAACTGTTTAAAAGCAATGCCATAAGGCTCATAATAACGTTGATAAACAAGAACAACAGAAACATAACCAGTAAAAGAAAAAGAAGAGTTATCATATTGACATCTTCTTATAAAAAGATGCCTTGTTTTTAACTTTCTGAACATTTCTACCGATAAACTTCACATCAATACCCTGAAAAGCTGATAAAGAATTACCGCAAGAGTCACGCCACCAAGAATATATACGATTGATGTCCACAAACGGAAAAGTAGAAAGTACGTGTACATGCGGATAACCATCATCATGTATCTCAACAACCCACAAATAAATGAAGTTTCTAAAACCTTTTACCTTCCGCAAATATTCCCTAAAGCGCTTAAGGAAAGCAGAAACCCAAGAACCAAGATTTGCGTAAACATCCTGAAGTGATATAGAACGTGAAAAAGTAAGAGTTATAAGAACCCAATTCAGAGAAGGAAGATCAACATATTTAACAAAAGAGTAATAAGAACGACGAAAATAACGCATCTTAGGAAGAGAATAAATAACCTTTCGTAAGTTTTCAAATACAAGAAAACGGGAAAGATAAGAGAGATACCACACAGGATAAAGCCGTGCAAGTTCTAAAGCGTTATGAGAGTTGCGAACTTGACGACCACCCCACTGACGATCTCTAAGTATTTCTAAAGCAGAAGCATCAACATCAGTAAGAGAATAGCTTATAAGATCACGCACAAATAAAATATAAACTGCAACTGTTAAAGCTCATAAAGAAAAATAAAGGTAAACCCAAATCTTTAGAATAAATAAAGAAGACAACAGTAATAAAGTTAGCTTTAAAATAAAATATGATTTAAATCATAATAAGAACTCTTGACAACACAGCATAATGGTAGTATGAAGGTACAGGACTGTATCTTTTGTAAGATAGTTTCTAAAGAGGTTCCATCTAAGGGTGTTTACGAAGATGAAGTAGTTTATGCCTTCCACGATATTAATCCAGTAGCCCCGATACACGTTCTTATAGTTACTAAGAGGCATATTTTGGGTATTCAGGAGATGGAAGAAGAGTACGAGAAAGAAGTAGGTCACATGTTTTATGTAGCAAGGCGCATAGCCGAACAGTTGGGACTTGCTCCAGATGAAAATCTAAACGGAGGATATAGGCTTGTTTTTAATGTAGGAAGGGATGCAGGGCAAAGCGTTTTTCATCTTCACTTGCATTTGATAGGCGGTAGGCATATGAGCTGGCCACCCGGATGAGAAGCTTTAAGGATTTTATGCAAGATCGTGTTAGAGAGTACTATTCTCAAGCGAGTATAGGACAAGACTTTTTCACAGCATCCGAATTGGATAAAGCATTCGGAATAGCGCTCTCTGAACATTTATACGAATTTATAAAGCGGATGGATCACCCTATACTTTTGGAACTTGGGGGAGGTAATGGAAGTCTTGCTTACGATATTTTGAACTTTCTTAGAGACAAACATACCGAATTATACAAACGCCTCACGTATTACATCTATGAAAGAAGTCCCTATCTTATAGATATTCAGAAAAAGAGGCTCAAGGATTTTGAAGGAAAAGTGTTTTGGATAAAAGAACTTATTCCTATGGATGGTGTAATATTTTCCAACGAGTTCTTTGATTGTCTGCCAGTCCACGTAATAAAGGGAGGAAGGGAACTTTACGTTGATGGTCAAAATTTTCTTTGGAAGGATGTGAGTGATGAGAGAATACTTTCATTTATTAGGCGTATGGGATACACTCATTTAGAGCAAGTAGTTGAGGTATGTCTTGAGTGTGTGGATTTTTTGCAAGAGGTATCTAAGCACTTAAGGATCGGCTATCACATAGTAATAGATTATGGATACACCTCTGAAGAACTTTACAGGTATCCAGAAGGTACCGTCGTAGGTTACAAATCCCACAGATTGGTAATGGATTTACTTAAAGAGATGCAACCTTTTGATATGAGCGCAATGGTTAATTTTTCCGCACTTATAAGCTACGGCAACGATATGGGGCTTTTTACACTTTCTCTTCAAAACCTGAGAGACTTTTTGCTTCTTAGCCCTTCATTTTTACACGAGCTTGAAAAACTCAGCTTTTCCGAAAAACCAGATGATATAGAGAGACTTTCACGACTTAAAACCATGTTAATAAGTATGGGTGACAGATTCAAGGTACTCATTCAGAAAAAACTCTAACTTACAAAACTTTAATCTCAATTTCGTAAAGCTCCCCCTTATTCTGTAAGGGTATAGTACCAGTTCTGCCAGTAAGCACTAAAAGTCTTCCATCTTTAGTTACCACAACAGATTGTATAGCTTCTTCCAAGTTTCCACCTACGAGCTGTTTGAGAAGTATCACATCCTTTCTCTGTTCGTCAATGAGAAAGACGTCACCCCTTGAGTACTTTACTATATCAAGAAACCTCTGAACTATGCCTGCAGCATTTTTGATCACATAAGCTACTTTAAAGCCGAGAATGTCACCTACAGCCCCTCTTGGATTGAAAACGTAATTTATCTTACCTGCCGATCCTACTGCTATCTCTACATAAGAGTAAGATCCTCCGAATCCTTCTTCTGAAGAGAACACCTCGTTAGAACCATCAAAAACCCTTATTCTACCAGAACTGTCGGTAAACACAAGATAGTTTTTGTAATAAAAAGCGCTATCCACTCTAAAACCCCTTGGAGCTTCAAAAATACCTAACTCTTTTAGGTTTTCTCCATCAAAAGATAGTCTTACAGTTTGACCAAACTTGTTATCAAAGTCAAATCTTTGCCCTACAAAGGTCTCCTTTGGTCTATTTTTGTCCAGCACAGCCATTATGTAAGGTATGTCCGTTTTGAGAGGTATCAAACTGTCGCCAACCATTTTGAGTATAAGAGAACTCGCTCTGTCGCCTGAAATCATGTTGACTATTATGTAGTCTTTGCTTTCCTTCCCTATTCTCCCAAGAGATACATCAACCGCTGTTCCTGCAGGTAAAGAGTATGTAGCTCTTTTGACTATGTCGTTTTTTAAAAGTTCATACACCTCAAGCCTACCAGAATACAACACGACGAGATAATCCCTTCCGTTTCCCATCACATCTCCCACATCTGCAGATATGGGTATGGAGGGTAGAGACTTTATAAGCTTGCTCCTTGCAAGGAGTTTAAGATCTTGCAGGCTTGCCCTCTCTATCTGTCCTTTAGTCATTTGAGGCACTGCGTAAAAAGCTACTGGTGAGCCGAGAAACTCTACACCGTAACCATCCTTAAACTCTTTTATCGTGTAAGTGCATCCACTACCCTTTTTGAGACCATCCACAACTGAACTTACCTTAAAAAATCCCTCATCAGAACCTTCATAACAAACATCATGCACGTAAAGGATCGCCTTATCACCCACCATTATATTCTTTCCGCTATTTATCTTAGCTACTGAGTAACTATCATAAACTTTATCTATCTTTACCTCTCCAACAGTTCTGCGCTCCTTTCCCAAAACTTTTCCTGTAACTGGATTTATTATCTCCTTGCCCTCCTCAACAACAGAAAATACTTCCCCTTCCTTTACTTTGCCCTTTCCGAGATCAATTAGTACCTGTCCATCTTCCAGTTTTATCACGTAACCTTCCCTTGAGAAAAACTTCTTCAGGTCCTCCATAGGGCTTTGTGCAAAAGCTACCGATACGATAAGTGCAAAAAGCACTAAACAAGCTTTTCGCATAATTCCTCCAGCGCTGATATTATAGCATCCGTCATCTCCTCCGTGCCTACTTTTTTTGTGCCTTCATCGTATATGTCTGGAGTTCTGTAACCCTTGTGCAGTGTAAGTTCCACAGCCCTTTCTAAAAGATTAGCTTCTTCTTTGAGTCCAAAGGAGTATCTCAGCATCATTCCTGCTGAGAGTATAGTCGCTATAGGATTAGCTATCCCTTTACCCGCTATATCAGGTGCAGAACCATGAACAGGCTCATAAAGAGCGTGCCTTTGCCCTAAACTGGCTGAAGGTAGCATACCCAAACTGCCGGTAATAACCGCCGCTTCATCAGAGAGTATGTCACCAAAGATATTACCTGTAACTATCACATCAAAAGATGATGGTCTTTTTACGATCTGCATGGCGCAATTATCTACGTAAAGATGTTCCACTTCTACGTCAGGATAGTTTTTCCTCTCCTCTTCAACAACCTCTCTCCAAAGAGCGCTAACTTCAAGCACGTTGGATTTGTCAACGCTTGTAAGCTTTTTTCTTCTATCCTTTGCTATCTGGAAAGCCTTTTTGATTACCCTTCTTATCTCATCTTCAGTGTATCTCATGGTGTTTATTCCCACCCTCTTGTCTCCCTCCTTAAATATCCCCCTTGGCTCTCCGTAATAAACATCACCCGTTAGCTCCCTTACTACCAAAAAGTCTGTTCCTCTAACTACGTGATCCTTCAAAGGTGAAGCGCTTATGAGAGATTCATAAACCTTGGCAGGTCTTAAGTTTGCGTAAAGGTCCAAAGCCTTCCTTATACCGAGTAGTCCTCTTTCTGGTCTTTTGTGTGTAGGAAGATCGTCCCATTTGGGACCTCCCACAGCACCCAAAAGTACAGCATCCGCAGAAAGACAAAGTTCTAAGGTGTAAGGAGGTAAAGGTTCACCGGTTTTATCTATGGCTACACCTCCTATGAGTCCTTCCTCAAAATTAAACTTGTGACCGAATAGCTCTCCGATCTTTTTAAGAACCTTCACCGCACTGTCTACTATCTCAGGACCTATGCCGTCCCCCTTTAAAAGGGCTATTTTAAATACTGGCATTCTATTATAATATCACACTTCCCCGCCGTAAGCTTTGCATAGCACCTCTATAGGATGTAAGGGTCTTCTGCCAGTACCGAGTTCTATTTGGTTGCTTGCTAATGGACAGTCGGATACGAACATATCCGCAGAGCTTGCCTTTAGCTCTTCAAAGAGCTTGGAACCTACTTTGTAAGCCATATCAAAAGTGTCCTTCTTTACGCCAAAAGTACCATCATGACCTGAGCATCTTTCAACTATCCTCACCTTAGTGTTTGGAATAAGTCTCATAAGCGCCGCTGCCTTGTAACCTACGTTTAAAGACTTTAAGTGACACGGTATGTGATAAATTATGTTTCCCATAGAGACTTTGAAGTCTCTGTTTAGCCTTCCCTCCTCCTGGAGCTTCCATAGGTATTCGTGAACATCGTACACTTTTTCGGCAACCGTCTTCACATCTGGGTCATCTGGAAGCAAGAGGGGATACTCGTACTTAATTTGAAGCGCACAGGTAGGTATAGGAACAACTATACTATAGCCCTTGTCCACGTATTCTTTTAGAGCCTTTATGTTAAACTTTGCCTTTTCTATAACTGCATCCATATCTCCTATGTCAAAGAAGGGTATACCGCAGCACTGCTGACTTGGAAGCTCTATATGTATATCGTTTTTTTCAAAGACACGTACCAAAGCTTTACCTTTCTCAAGATAATTGTAATTTAACAGACAGGTGTAAAAAAGGGCAACTTTCCCGTTTTTACCAGTTACCGCATTACGGTTTTTGTTAAACCAACTTGGGAAAGTCTCATTATTGAAGGAGGGTAGCTTAGCTCTTCTGTCCACACCTATAAAATTTTCAAGCATAACCCTAACAGGTTTTGCCTCTTTGAGAGTATTCACAATTGGAGCAAAAGGCAAGGAGATCTTACCCATAAGGTCAGTATTGAGCAATAGTCTATCCGTGAGTTTTGCCCCCTTATTTTTGAACTTCCATATCTTGTATCTGAGGGAAAGATGAGGAAAGTCTATCTTCCATTCGTGGGGTGGCGTGTAAGGACACTTAAAGTAACACTGCTTACAGTGAAAACAAAGCTCAAGAGGTTTGGCAAGCTCTTCTTTATTCAATGCATTTACATCATCATCGTGCCTATCTACAGCATCAAAAAGTGCTGGGAATGAAGGACAATACGGTAGGCACATCCTACAGTCTTTGCATTTGGAAAAGACTCTCTTGGCTTCTTCCCAAAGGGCATCCTCGTCCAGAAATCTGGGATCTCTGACATCAAAATTAAAATCCTTAACACCGCCTAAAGATATTTCCTGCATGTTCCACTCCTTTAAGACAATTATAAACTTCCAAAACTATTACTATTATTTATTATATGCAAAATGTTTGCAAATGTCAAATTTTGTTCCGATGATCCCTATCATATATCCCAAACTAAGAGTCTTTAAATTAAAAGGTGCAGGAGGTGTTTTTCATGGTGAGGGTGTTGGTGATAATTCTATTTTTTATATATACAAAGGTGGTCTTTTCACAGGATGTTTCTAAAAAAGATCTCGATGAGTTAATATCCTCATATGTTAAAGAGAGATCGCAGAAAGGTTCCTTTTTTATAAAGGATCCGAGAAGTGGCAAAGATGTGGAACTTATTTACATAGGACCTCGTGAGATCTTCAGACATATACGCAATTATGGATACTTTGTTGATGTTTACTTTCACGAAAAAGAAGACCATAATAAAAAATGGGACATAGACTTTTGGGTAAGGAATGAGGAAGGTAAGCTCGTAATAAAAGATGTGCAGGTACACAAGGTACCTGAAAAGGTTGGTGGTGAGTGGTTTATGGTTACTGTGGAACCATTACCTTGGTGGTGGCAGCAATCTTCTGGTGAACATGGAGGAGAACCCTTTGCAAGGGGTGACTGGAAAGCTTGGGCTGTGAAAGCTGCCATTCATGAATATGTGGCTGATAAAGAAAGGAAAGATAAAGCCTTTATAATTAAGGATCCAACGACAGGTGAGGATGTAAGGCTTGAACTCGTTGCAATACACGAT
The genomic region above belongs to Hydrogenobacter sp. and contains:
- a CDS encoding anaerobic glycerol-3-phosphate dehydrogenase subunit C, whose protein sequence is MQEISLGGVKDFNFDVRDPRFLDEDALWEEAKRVFSKCKDCRMCLPYCPSFPALFDAVDRHDDDVNALNKEELAKPLELCFHCKQCYFKCPYTPPHEWKIDFPHLSLRYKIWKFKNKGAKLTDRLLLNTDLMGKISLPFAPIVNTLKEAKPVRVMLENFIGVDRRAKLPSFNNETFPSWFNKNRNAVTGKNGKVALFYTCLLNYNYLEKGKALVRVFEKNDIHIELPSQQCCGIPFFDIGDMDAVIEKAKFNIKALKEYVDKGYSIVVPIPTCALQIKYEYPLLLPDDPDVKTVAEKVYDVHEYLWKLQEEGRLNRDFKVSMGNIIYHIPCHLKSLNVGYKAAALMRLIPNTKVRIVERCSGHDGTFGVKKDTFDMAYKVGSKLFEELKASSADMFVSDCPLASNQIELGTGRRPLHPIEVLCKAYGGEV
- the leuB gene encoding 3-isopropylmalate dehydrogenase; its protein translation is MPVFKIALLKGDGIGPEIVDSAVKVLKKIGELFGHKFNFEEGLIGGVAIDKTGEPLPPYTLELCLSADAVLLGAVGGPKWDDLPTHKRPERGLLGIRKALDLYANLRPAKVYESLISASPLKDHVVRGTDFLVVRELTGDVYYGEPRGIFKEGDKRVGINTMRYTEDEIRRVIKKAFQIAKDRRKKLTSVDKSNVLEVSALWREVVEEERKNYPDVEVEHLYVDNCAMQIVKRPSSFDVIVTGNIFGDILSDEAAVITGSLGMLPSASLGQRHALYEPVHGSAPDIAGKGIANPIATILSAGMMLRYSFGLKEEANLLERAVELTLHKGYRTPDIYDEGTKKVGTEEMTDAIISALEELCEKLV
- a CDS encoding SAM-dependent methyltransferase, which translates into the protein MRSFKDFMQDRVREYYSQASIGQDFFTASELDKAFGIALSEHLYEFIKRMDHPILLELGGGNGSLAYDILNFLRDKHTELYKRLTYYIYERSPYLIDIQKKRLKDFEGKVFWIKELIPMDGVIFSNEFFDCLPVHVIKGGRELYVDGQNFLWKDVSDERILSFIRRMGYTHLEQVVEVCLECVDFLQEVSKHLRIGYHIVIDYGYTSEELYRYPEGTVVGYKSHRLVMDLLKEMQPFDMSAMVNFSALISYGNDMGLFTLSLQNLRDFLLLSPSFLHELEKLSFSEKPDDIERLSRLKTMLISMGDRFKVLIQKKL
- a CDS encoding histidine triad nucleotide-binding protein, whose product is MKVQDCIFCKIVSKEVPSKGVYEDEVVYAFHDINPVAPIHVLIVTKRHILGIQEMEEEYEKEVGHMFYVARRIAEQLGLAPDENLNGGYRLVFNVGRDAGQSVFHLHLHLIGGRHMSWPPG